In Erigeron canadensis isolate Cc75 chromosome 8, C_canadensis_v1, whole genome shotgun sequence, the DNA window GATTAAATGCTTTAAATTTAGGGCTTGGAGtacatttattttaagtttttaattttacatttatatagttgtttgtatatatctattatttaatttaagtttGTATTTAATGCTAAGTTTGATGTTGttttttatacatgtatatgtgtgtgtgttacttattagttattagttatatatatatatatatataattcaagtTTATGTAATGTTAGTTATAAGTTGTTGTTACGAAAACGGcgattttgatgattttatgcGGCGGTTGTTATAGGAATGCCTATATGTGAAGCGTTTGCACAGATAGAGCAACAACCTAATATCTATGATGTTGTTCATGTCAAGTATTTCGATGAGGTTTGTAATGTCCACAGCtagtttttgtttctttgttcggtatttatttttcataaatttttattatgttgTTGTGATGgaatatatgttttattcaGGATCCGTTGAAGTTGGATGTTGTTATAAGCTTTCCCGATCATGGTTTTCATCTTCGTTTTGATCCCTGGTCTCAGGTACTTTGTagcttatctatatatacacattgaAGGATTTAGTATAGTTTGTGTAGTTCGATTCTGTTTTATCTGAATATGGTTCTTTTTATGGCTGCAATTTCTTGCGGTGGCCTGTTATTATGTTATTTTGATTAGAAAGGGAGAGACTCTTAATAAGATAAACAGTTCAATCAACACATTATATTAACTGATTTTTGATATTGCTAGATTAAGACTTAAGAGAATCAAGTTATAGGTAATAACGGTTAACATTAGTTAGGGTCAAGCTGGAAGCAGGATCTTTACCCCCAGGTAGGGCTATATGTCTACATcccacctcccccatacccgcCATTGGCgggattgggtattgttgttTTTGTATTATGTAGTGTTAAGATTATTAAATGCCTGAATTGggatccacatgttcaaatcaaTTATCGCAAACTTGTAGAATTAGGATAAGGAAAATTAGATGCTTAAATATTCTAAGTGCTATATTAAGTTGTTTCTTACAACAGCTTCATAATAGCCCAGCCAAATCTGATTTATTTATGCCCTATGAATTCAGAATTGTCCGGAGcgtaactttttgtttttcaaaccATCCATGGTGATTACGAGTGTGACTTCAAGTGCACTTTAATGCATATCCAAATACTCcctaaattaaatttttgattgctaAATCTTATAGTTGCACAGTAATCATTCTAAATGCATATTTAAATACCTCCTAAATCAGATTATTGATTTTGAAAGCTACCTTATGATCATTAAATTTATTGATTGTGTTGAGTAGAATGATTGATGATGTCTTTTCGGTGTTCAAAAGTTGAACTTGGCTTACATTTCTCActcttaatttttaaatattattatatatccgGAGCTTACATATGTTCACTATAAACTGCTGGGAAAGTCTGTATGACATGTGATTTTTCTTATATTGTCAGCGGCTTCGTCTTATTGAAATCTTTGATGTGAAACGGCTTCAAATGCGCTACGCAACATCACTCATTGGGTAAGGATGATACACCGAGTTGTTTAGTGTTGTTGAAAATAGATGTCGCAAAATGTGCGTGTTGGTAGTGGGTCAAAATTGATACTTTAGGTACGGGCTGGGTTGACCCTTTACGTCCATAACCTCTTTATATAGGCAGGTAGTGTGTCAACTATGATTTACAATCTATTTTGCTGACTAATAGTATAGTTTATTAAATACAATGAGCAATCAAAATTACATTTCTGGTGTCTCACAATCCCTTTGGCTCGTTTCcttttagacttttttttttatttaacatattaCCAAAACATAGGCCGGGTATTCCCACCTCTCTGTTTTGACTAATACTTTGCTTACTATATTATTTGCAGAGGTCCGTCAACTCCAGCTACTTTTGTAGCTGTTTATGCTGTTTTTGGCCCTACATTTCCTGGAATCTATGACAAAGATAGAGGTGTTTACACTCTCTTCTATCCGGTATGGTTTGGTTCTCAAATCACAATTATATCATTCTTACTTAACCTAGGTTTTTTTGCTCACACTGTGTTTTGTAATACTGGATGGCTGTACTTTGTAGGGGCTGTCATTTGCTTTTCCTATTCCCTCTCAGTACACAGATTGCTGCCACAATGGAGAAGGTATAAGCTTTTCCTTGGTCTATATATCATTACATAATCTCCCAATAATCTGTAATAACTTTTCATCATTTGAATATGAAAGCTGAATTACCCTTGGAGTTTCCGGATGGCACGACTCCAGTAACATGTCGTGTATGCATATATGACAGTTCAACAGATAGTAAAGTTGGTGTAGGGTCGTTGATGAACAAGGCTTCTGCTCCTCCATTACCTGCTGGCAGTATCTACATGGAAGAAGTTCATGTTAAGGTTCGTTTATATTCGGAAAACGACCATGCTGCTggttatatgtttattattattattattataatataatgtgtCGAAATTCTCCAATTAACATTTAGCAGGTTGGACGTTTATGCAATTCTTTATGGTCGTTGGTGGCCCCTTTTATTTTCCAAAAAGCAACAAAGTATTATATTGTATCATATAAGTCTTACACATACAGAGTTGCGGTAGTCCAAAGCATGAGTTATGGTTAAAATACACCAAACTCAAATACACCTAATATTGCCTCAAcataaatacacacacacatgctGTGGAACAGAcaagaagtaaaaaaaatgagaaattgGTAACCCCGAGTTTCACCATCATCCACCTCAACCCTTTAATACGTCAATAGGTCCAGCATGCATGCACACATCCAATGCAGGGGCCATTCAAACAAGTGTTCCTGATTGTggtcattttgttttttttttatagctaGGGGAAGAATTATGGTTCACCGTAGGTGGACAACATATCCCTTTTGGAGCTTCTCCACAGGTGGTGCCAGCTAAAGAGTTCTCTCCTTATTGTTATTCAACTTTTCTTTTCGGCGTATTTTGAGATTATGGTATTTGCTTCTGTTTTTCTTAAACTCGTTTTATTAAATACACAGGATGTGTGGACAGAATTAGGACGACCTGATGGAATTCACCAAAAGCAGGTTCTCTCAAGTTAActtctaaattatatatgttgcgAGGGAATCCCTTGTATAACTAATTTATGCGAGGGGATTTTGCAGGTAGACCAAATGGTAATTCACTCTGCTTCAGACCCACGACCAAAAACGACACTATGCGGTGATTACTTCTATAATTATTTTGCTCGTGGATTTGACATATTATTTGATGGACAGGTAATATGTTTCATTTCTTGTGATTTCCATCACTTAGTTGAAGTTCtcacaaatttatttatttaatttttcagACTCataagatcaaaaagtttgtttTACATACCAATTACCCGGGGCACGCTGACTTCAATTCTTACATAAAGTGCAACTTTGTTATCCATGCTACCGAATGTAAGTCATCTCATCACAAAGTACCTTTTTTAATCCATTAATTTTGTTAACTGATGTTTTTGCTTGGGCCTATTTACATGTAGTTGATGGTTCATTTCACCAAGATCTGAATTCCTCAAAGAGTAGGATTACACCTGGCACAAAGTGGGATCGTGTGAAGGTTAGTATAATTTCCTGCTACTTCAAGCTtacaaaaattttaacaaatttagTGGCA includes these proteins:
- the LOC122578281 gene encoding PHAF1 protein At3g51130, with protein sequence MLQQRTRRRCEGTAMGVIVLDFRPGLGIGPFSLGMPICEAFAQIEQQPNIYDVVHVKYFDEDPLKLDVVISFPDHGFHLRFDPWSQRLRLIEIFDVKRLQMRYATSLIGGPSTPATFVAVYAVFGPTFPGIYDKDRGVYTLFYPGLSFAFPIPSQYTDCCHNGEAELPLEFPDGTTPVTCRVCIYDSSTDSKVGVGSLMNKASAPPLPAGSIYMEEVHVKLGEELWFTVGGQHIPFGASPQDVWTELGRPDGIHQKQVDQMVIHSASDPRPKTTLCGDYFYNYFARGFDILFDGQTHKIKKFVLHTNYPGHADFNSYIKCNFVIHATEFDGSFHQDLNSSKSRITPGTKWDRVKEILGDCGRAAIQTQGSTSNPFGSTFVYGYPNVAFEVMKNDYIATVTLFQSS